The Coffea arabica cultivar ET-39 chromosome 8e, Coffea Arabica ET-39 HiFi, whole genome shotgun sequence genome window below encodes:
- the LOC113704393 gene encoding COP9 signalosome complex subunit 5a-like, translating to MDSSYSSSSIARQTWELENNIVSMEAAPLEAATSTSSSPPSSTASDPSSDVIFYYDEAAQTKFQQERPWVHDPHYFKRVKISALALLKMVVHARSGGTIEVMGLMQGKTDGDAIIVMDAFALPVEGTETRVNAQADAYEYMVDYSQTNKQAGRLENVVGWYHSHPGYGCWLSGIDVSTQMLNQQYQEPFLAVVIDPTRTVSAGKVEIGAFRTYPEGYKPPDEPVSEYQTIPLNKIEDFGVHCKQYYALDITYFKSSLDCHLLDLLWNKYWVNTLSSSPLLGNGDYVAGQISDLAEKLEQAENQLAHARFGHLMAPPQRKKEEESQLAKITRDSAKITVEQVHGLMSQVIKDILFNTVRQSNKSQTKSSGPDPMVET from the exons ATGGATTCTTCCTATTCATCATCCTCCATTGCTCGGCAAACGTGGGAGCTCGAGAACAACATCGTCTCGATGGAGGCGGCACCCCTAGAAGCAGCGACGTCGACATCGTCGTCACCACCCTCGTCAACCGCCTCTGACCCCTCGTCGGACGTGATTTTCTACTACGACGAGGCTGCACAGACCAAGTTTCAGCAGGAGAGGCCGTGGGTTCACGACCCTCACTACTTTAAGCGGGTGAAGATCTCTGCTCTTGCCCTTCTCAAAATGGTTGTCCACGCACGCTCCGGCGGCACTATTGAGGTCATGGGACTTATGCAGGGCAAAACCGACGGCGACGCTATTATTGTTATGGACGCTTTTGCCCTCCCCGTTGAGGGCACAGAAACTCGTGTCAATGCCCAGGCCGATGCCTATGAGTACATGGTCGATTATTCGCAGACCAACAAGCAG GCTGGCAGACTGGAGAATGTTGTTGGGTGGTATCATTCCCATCCTGGTTATGGATGCTGGCTTTCTGGTATTGATGTTTCGACACAAATGCTTAACCAGCAATATCAGGAGCCTTTCTTGGCAGTCGTTATTGATCCTACAAGGACAGTGTCTGCTGGAAAAGTGGAAATCGGTGCATTCAGGACCTACCCAGAAGGATATAAGCCTCCAGATGAGCCTGTTTCTGAGTATCAAACCATCCCCTTGAACAAAATTGAAGACTTTGGTGTACATTGTAAACAG TATTATGCATTAGATATCACATACTTTAAATCTTCCCTTGATTGCCATCTCTTGGATCTACTATGGAACAAGTATTGGGTCAACACGCTCTCTTCTTCTCCTTTGCTCGGGAATGGGGATTATGTAGCTGGACAAATCTCAGATTTAG CCGAAAAGCTGGAGCAAGCTGAAAATCAATTGGCTCATGCCCGTTTTGGACACTTAATGGCACCACCTCAGAGGAAGAAAGAG GAAGAATCTCAACTTGCTAAAATTACTCGTGATAGTGCAAAGATAACTGTTGAGCAAGTTCATGGTTTGATGTCTCAG GTCATTAAGGACATTCTTTTCAACACTGTTCGTCAATCAAACAAATCTCAAACAAAGTCTTCAGGTCCTGATCCTATGGTTGAAACCTGA